The genomic interval ctagactttgtatcaaagaaatgaactggggtcaattttggaaaatatgcatgtttacttacgaaaagaaattttaaacaACCTCAAGTATTTGTTCGGCATTACTTATGAagttatatataagaataaagtattttttggtatggctggtgtagacatgagctattttggcattttgtttctaaattgtGCAAAAGAAAGCGAATATGAAAACTTgggcataaattatatttttgtgatctaattatgttctgttctgaagatgttctatactctgatatgatattatgtgatttcttaACCATCTGgtatgacattctgtttctgtttcattCTAACCTTACCaagggtgtaaaattgtggcccatgttcaggttggtaccaactctTATATTTCCGGTACAACCACTTTGAAGGCCAAAGTGGTTTTATGTGTGGTTATTCTTGTGTACACACTTGGGCCTCtgagaataataagggaaaAATTTCACACTGTATGTCTGCTTGATTGGCCgctggggtttgcacaaccctaccacgggggttaaatatgaaattttgttctGATGTGATacttcagttatgttatgcaaAAAGGATTCTGAATAAGAATACTTttaaactttcgctctgatatttttggtaacatgttctgattctgcattttgaaactattaatattttgttctgcattctaaactctgtaaatattcatgtttacatactagtatatgttctttacttactgagttgttgataacttaccccttatctccacaatatttttcagatgattttgatgcCTCAGTTGGAAGTTAAGAATAGGAAGTATTAGCAAGGTTTGATAGTCATAGAAAAATAAGTGCAAAGGTACAAATCATTATTGGAGAGTTttatttagtagatttattattttatgttatttggtaTTCTGAGTCGTGaatatttttgagtctttgtggggattttaatttatttcattgaggTATTTCTTTTGCGTCCATATGGAGAAACATAGATATTTGTATTtaacaaataagttaatattttatggagtctctcgattatttataaatgtgttattggagataattttaagtaatatgagttaactctccggaccttcggaactagggcgttacagttggtatcagagatatGTTTAAAATTCTGcaaattattatatttgaggtttttggatatttgtgggcttgagaaaataattttcagatttgaggtgtagacAATTGTAGACTGTAAGAGATGATTCTATttgtatttaaggttttagaatccGGCAAGCTTTTGGGAATAAGTTCTTGGAAATTTGAGGTCTTAGATTGTGTGGATTTTAAGAATTGATCTAATTTAGTGCTTAGCTTCTGATCTAGTAGGAAAGCTTGCCTTAAGGTCAAAATTAAGAGTAATTGGGGTAAAATTTTGCATGTAGACTTTAATCAAAACGATTTGGTGTTAATGGAATGAACTATCGAGTATGTTTACTTTAAGCCAGTTtattatatgagaaaaaaaaatgagtaagacaataaatttttgtttcgtgatatatagattatatttgGTAATTACATTTACgcttagtttataaattttaatattccCTTTGAAACGTTTAACCAAGTATGAGTCTTCCAAGATGGCAGCTCGTCTCCGTGTTTGAAATCATTGAGACTTTAGCGCAAGAAATGATGAGGGCGAATGCACCGCAGAGCAGTTTGACTAGATGCATCCTCCCACTTTTGATGGGCGTAAAGACCCAATCTTGGCTGAGGGTTGGATCCAAGATAATGAGGAGATACTTCGTGTCTTGAATTGTACTGATGAACAGAAAGTACTGTACTCTGCCTTCAAACTGAGTAAAATAGAATTTGTGAGCAAGAGTTGAACAATAGGATTTATGAGCAAGTGGTGGGCTTTCAGATTCAATGTTTCTCAAAGTTAGTGAATAAGGCCACAATATTTGAACGAAGCCTCAAGAGAAGTGTAGAACTTCAAGATCAGAGGAAGAGAACTACCCTACAAGGATCTTCCTCTAGTATGGATCAAGGGTTGTGGAAGAAGAGAAACGAAGAGAGCAGCTCAGGTCAGAGGTAAACGCAGGGAAATCAACCAAATGACCTCTATAAGTTTTGTAATCGTGCACACACAAGAGAGTGCAGAAGGGAGGTGTGGTCTTGTTTTCGATGCAGTAAGACCAGGCACCTCATTAGGGAATGCTCATTACTATTGGGAGACAATAAGAAGCCCAACCCACCTCCAAGTCCCTAACAGAcgatacaagaaaataattagcATAGAATGAGACCGGCTTGAGTGTTTGCACTAACACCTGGGGATGCTAAGGATGACAACGACGCGGTCACAGGTACTCTACTCCTTTTCTACTGGAAAGCAATTGTTTTAGTTTAGTTGTATTAATCATTCTTgcattttaacataattttactaaGTGCAAAGGACGACATAGAACATATAGGAATGTTCCCCAGCCCTCTCCCTTCTCCCTGCTTTCCCTCTCGCGCGATGCCTCCCCTTTCCCTTCTCCCGTCCATGCATCTTTTTCCCCAGCCAGTCGTCGTGCACCTCCGTCCGGCGACACCacccctctccttcccttccccACCAGCCGGCGACCTCTCCCTCCAGTTTTCACCTCCTCCCTCGCCGTCTTGGGTCCCCACACGCAGCTCTAAGCGGCAGCCTTCCTTGTGCTAGCGCGCCGCCgttgcgccacctccggccaccattttctcaccacatcatccccgacctcttagcaacctaatgcacccatcctcagccccgatccgccaccggtgacgCTCCAACATCCACATTTTcgttttgtgcattttggccTTAAACCACCCTCTAagctgccacccacggccatccaccaccaccattggcttcacagACATCCCTAagctctaccctatcaatttcgggtcttggtttgtcccctttcaaaagtgagtttttgagagccacggccacagtgcattttgcactgttctgttgctgtgccgccacttcaAGCACCTCcgtgatttttcaaaaattttattatagcattgtaagtattttctcaaagaacttttgagatttaaatgtatttttgcgaaaactcatatttactgtgaattggttggttgtgccggactgagtccgaggagtaaggggttggttggattggattatgaagttgtttgtgtgattgatttATGATGTGAGAGTTATTGACAGTTTcggggtttaaatattggtgttttgagtttgatgttagttacggtggatattgatgattttagaaagtggtgatatattttgaaattatgaaggttttaaattttgaggaattaaaataggttattttagaagttcaggcttaaatattgaaatatgtgattgattggaaacttacagaaattatgtgattattttataggtgacgatttatactcgactcgacattttttaggaaaattctggaAATACTAAGAattccaggtaagcggggttcctatgttaGACCTTACATGAATtattaagactgaggttgactttctgaaaactttgcatatttttgtgatgaaatgagaacttgggaaaaaccaacctcggttccttatttgcattactcatgaaatttgtgtgaaaaagagaaaatattttctgacatgcattgtgtagacataagctaaattttgtcatgttgtctctgaaatctgaaaaagagtgatattgagaatctgaaaaattgtgcatttatttagaaagatgctccaacttttattttcagtatgtgagaatgatctgattatgttttggtactctgttttattttgatatgacatctgaaaacctttggcaaggtgtactgattttgtatctgactctgtctctgctctgctctgttatgctctgctctgtttgggttggtaccaacttctctatctctgagtgcacccactttggaaacaaagtggttttattgtggtctttcctgtgtacatactcggggctccgagaagaataagagaaatatttcacctctgtctctgcccggtTTGGCCATCGGGGATAGAATAACACTATCATGGGGATGAAACATGGTCTTTGCTTTgtaagatgctctgttttgatatgatgaagaTGCTCagattatgttatgccaaagtgtttttgaatatgaaatggatctttaaatatgaacatttgactcttttggagtatgaaaagattgaaaagtcgctctgattttctgataacatgtttctgagatctgcatataaaaatataatgttttgtttctgcatactaaactttctgaaaaggctcatgcttACACgctagtatatattctctgcttactgagttgttgataactcaccctctcttatctccaatattttcagatgatttgaatatttccagttgaggatcaagaatatggagcatagGTAAGAGGAGTTAAGAATAATGATTTAAGCATAGGAGGTTTAcatgagtattgaggattttgttattcagtaagtttgttgcgttctgatgatatgaattgttgggaggttgatgtttttattaagactttgtattgttttggattaattatactggagtatttgatgtgaattaatgagtagttgtgagatagagaaaaatttgattatgtactatgtggatggaaaatgatttttagcgacatgagttaactctccggaccctcggggacggggcgttacaagcAAGCAATTATagtattttacaaattatagtATTTTGTTTCGTAatgtaatgtatatatatatcaaacaaatgtaatatgtagtgaatTGCATTGTGTATGTTGCATGCAAAATACATGATGAATATAggattgcttttttttttttttttttttaacatgcatttagttaaaaaggaAATTAGTTTATAACTTTagttatattttacataaaatttaattttctattttgatatatttttattattatagacaatgtttaatatttaatgcaattattattatgttttcaacattattttcttttcttgaaataatttaataaaatataaacttaaaaaaaaaaatacaaaatcaggGTACAATAAGGATACCTGGTACCCGGATTTCAAAAACTCTGTTTCATCATGTTACTAGCCTGGTTTATAACCCGGGTCCCGTGTGCTTCGCCATTCACAGCTAACCTGAGAAGATATTCAAAACAGACAAATCCTATTGGACCAGATTGTGTCAAATCGTGACTTGTTTTGTGAAGTCCTCACCGTGCAGTCGGATCAAGCCATAATCCATTTGAGAAGAGATTCTCTAATGGACGAATTTCAATAAACAACAATGTAGTGGTTACTGTAAAcgactatatattattatgcatattgagattTCTTCTCACATGTATACCATACCGTTTgtagagagagaatggagaaaACCAAGATATAGAATGATGGCGATAGGGGAATGGACATACTAGAAGGAGTTGAATAAACTCTTTCATTGATCTAATGTGTACAGGTGCTGAAATATATATAGAGCGAAGAACGTAAAGTTGATGTTTAAATACAAGATaacataaaagataaattacaaATTGAAATCTATTATATCTGAGTTGTTATCCTATTGTTTAACTTGGTCAATCCAGATTTGTTCTCATCGTGATATGCCCCATCAAGGTGGGTGGTAGATGTTTAAGACAACCACCTTGTTATCATAATAGAGAACATCTGGTTGAGAATGTGGAATGGTCAAAgcttgtaaaataaaaataagtcaaGTGAATTTACAGATCATGGTGGCCATGGCACGGTATTCAGCTTATGCAGAATATCAGGAAACTATTCTTTGTTCTCTTGACTTCTATGAAATAGGTTAATTATCCAGAAATATGCACGATCAGAGTCGCAATATGCACGTAATTAAGTGCAGTGAGGTATGCTATCAAATTGTAATTCACgcaacaaacatatatatgcatgagacATATACGTACGTagtgtatattaatattagaatattatatatgcatgcaggtcatttttgaattaatgttCAATGCTAGAAGTTGTACTAATgagaaatatattaattaatttataaaaatatattaatttttggaAATAATTGATTTTTGGATCAAACTAGTTGGAGTACGGCTTtcttatcatataattatattttggttccaagaataaatcaataaaaaattcagCATGCAACGTCCAAAGAGATCGATTATGATCATCAGCTCAGATCGAAAAGGTGAATCACTTGGGCTCGTTTGGTTTTATAAATCTTTCAAATAATCTCATCACATCTCGAGATTCGAACATCATCAtttaagtataaatattttttaatttttaattttttaattttttatctaatcattacttagttattataacttttacaaactttcaaacaaaatataaaaaaataattcaacttttttaaaactaaaaaagaaattatattaaaaaaataatattttaatattattttaactttataatttttttattcaacattttctctctcattttctaaaatctcataaaaatcaactcaaattatttcattatataattatatttttacaaattattttattactatttataaatttttcgtCTCATCTTAATAACTAAACTGGATGTGAATCAGTAGTGAGCTGGAATGCTTCTCCATGTAGCTGGATTTGAATGTTTACTAGGTAGCTAGCCAGTCCTTAATTGACAGGAAAACCTCTACATGACAAACCAAAGCAAAAGCCGGACCACTATCTTCTTCTCATATATACGTTTAATTTCTTGTTTAAGACAAGACCTTGGAAAACAGGTGAACGTACGTCGTCCTTAATTTGGCTAGAAGAATGATTCTTGGGTTAATGGGGCTGGGGGAGTTGGCAATTTCAAGTCAACCTCAATCTATATGACATAAAGCGGAGAGTTGCGTATATATAACAGTCTTCATTATctttaaagttttttaaaattataaaaatattcttcttaaaattatttttttctcatttaataaaaagtcTATAAATACAATCCTTACTTGAAAACtgtaaattaaatttctctATTGGTTAATGGGGTGGGGGAGTTCATggcaattttttaaattataagaatattattaaatttttaataaaaattaatggaagcaatataaatttattgtaaaGAACATGTTTCAACCAGACACATTATATGATAATAGAAAAATGCCAATACACTATAAAGATATCATGTTTCTAAGATGGAAAATACTCTAGTTATAAAGTGATTATACAAAGacaatctcacaaactgacataacTTGGTGTGATTCGTCAAACTGTAAAGttattcttataataaaataaaactaatagaTCAGATAAAACTACGTCAGTTgtataattgtttttatataattcatttgtgCATGTAGCAGTCCCCTTCTAAGACATCCAGTCCCGAGGGTATCAATATACCACAAAATTATTATGTCAAAGATATCACATAATATGGACTCAAAAATAAATAGCATGCTCACatttaatttctaaaactaATAAATCACATGAATATATGCATAAAGTATttcccaaaatatatatttcaaccaTTACTAAATTTACGCAATTTCCACTAGTACCAAACTAGcaatataatcaaaatttataCGAGTTTTAAAGTGCACAATATCAAGCAAAAGCAACCAATttaaccgaaaaaaaaaaaaaccattaattaAAGAACTACTTTATCTTGTTTGCTAATCCAACGTCCAGCCAAAGTTCCTCGAGTTAATGAATAGATACCTAGAAGTTAGAACCTAGTCGACCATAAAGAAAGATATTAATCCTCACCCCTTGAATAGACATGCTCTAACTTATGgacatattatataattgaaCCCATTAACTTCACCTTAAATAAATACGGACAGGCCTTatgaatagaaaatatttcatataaacaAGCAAACTTTTCGgaataaaataactataataaaaattaacattataaattattcttcttACAATTAACATAATTAGATATATCAGTTGACCTCTTCGCAGCGAAGCATCTCTACAACCTGGGTCATGGTGGGCCTATCATCCTTGTCTTCTGCAACGCATTGCAAAGCCACCTTGAGCAGAAGCTCCATCTTAGCCGAGTCATATATGCCGGCCATGCTTGGATCTACAATCTCCTCAATATTCCACGACTCCCTTGAAGCTTCACCATCAGCATGCATGATCTTCTCCCTCACCAGCGTGTCCAATCTAGTATGCTCTTTCGCCCCTCCGCCACCAGAGCTATGCTGCGTACCTGTGGGGCTCTTTCCAGTAACTATTTCCAGCACCACAATCCCATAGCTATAGACATCAACTTTAGAAGTGATAGGAAGATTATAAACCCATTCAGGAGCCATATAACCTCTAGTTCCTCTCATCTTTGAGAAGCTTGAATGATCATGCTCACTTCTATTCAGTAGTTTAGACAGACCAAAATCTGCTACCTTTGGTTGATAGTTGGAGTCCAAGAGTATGTTATGAGGCTTTACATCACAATGTAAAACCCACTCTAGGCACTCTTCATGCAAATAAGCTAGGCCTTTCGCTGTGCCCACTGCAATATCAAACCTCTTTTTCCAATCAAGTTCGTTAGAAGTAAGTTTTTCTGCTAAGGTTCCATGCTCCATGAACTCGTACACCAGAAGCCTATGCTTTCCCTCTGCGCAGTATCCCCAGATGTCTATCAAGTTCATGTGGTTAAGCCTCCCAATGGTATTTACTTCTGCTAGGAATTCGGCTTCTCCTTGGTTAGCTTCGTCGAGTCTTTTGATTGCTGCAACTCGCTTATCGGGCAGTATACCTTTGTATACTACCCCTACCCCTCCTCGTCCAATCACTTCAACGAATCCCCGTGTGGCCTTTTTCAGATCAGAAAACTTGAATCGCTTGAATCTAGACATCAGGAGGTATCCTTCTGCAACTTGGTCGGAATTCTTACTGCTCATGAACAAGAAAAAGAGCACCAGGAAAATGCAGGTTACCTCTAGGCCTCCCACTGCAGTAGCAAACCAAAGCAAAAGCTTCACTGTCTTATTTTCATACGTTCCTCTAACTTGCCTGCTAAGTTCGACTGTGCAATTCAACCTTGATTCGGCGGCATCCAGCGTCTTGTTATAGACAAAACCAGCTTTGGgtacttttaaataaaagtctCCCTCAAAATTTGGTGTAAGTTGTCCATTGAGTAACTCATACTTGGGGTAACATAAATAGCCACCGTACTCATCTGCGTTAAATCTAAATTGGAAACCTTTGCAACCACACGTCGTCAGGCATTCGTTTTCACAGTGTTGTAAGGTCACATTAGGCTGGAACTTTATATCATTGCCAAAGAAGTCAACATGAGAAAGTTGGACAAAACTAGACAGCTCTTCATGACTCTGATTGCAAGGGAGATTGAAGTCTGCTTCACACCCAAAAGACCAATCAGTTGGATCTTTGATCTTGAATCCCTGCAAGCAAGAGCATCTCCTGCCGGAAGCATGATCATAACTACAAACACTATTTGGCCCACATATGCCATGAATCGTGCATGGATCCGACACCGCTTGCCATGTGACAACCCAATCCCACCCTTCATTCATTGCTTCCAGGCTGTATAATCGAAGGTTACCATCACGATCAAGAGTTAATCTTCTGTGAGTTTTCACACCAAAATCTGTATCTAGGATCACCAAATGATCAGATGACCAGATATAGCCCGACTCGTTCAGTACTGCAGCTCTACTAGAGTTGTACATAGACCTTCCGGCTAGTCCAGGATCACTAAGCAATGGATCAGGCCAGTAGAGACTGGATACAACAGGACCTTGGTATAACAGTCGAAGTACATTATCGTTGTCAAAAAATAGCTTATAGTAGCCAGAAGAATAGTCTACTTTGCTTGATTTTGATACAAGGGTTGAAATCCTGGTTAGTGTTTGTTGTGGAAGAAGAGTATCTGTTGGTGAATCAAAGCTCTGCCAGATGACACTACTCTGAGAATGATTTAGAACAAGATTTCCCGTGTTTTGGAGCTGTAGTTGCAATTTCGAGGACTCTAAAGGGGTCGAGGCTGCTGTTCTGGTTGCCCAAACAGTTATACCAACAGAGTTTGTTAGGCGAAGCTTGCCATCTTTCGAAAGCGAAAGCTGTGAACCTGTTCCATCAACCGGATCATCTCGGTTTGCCATCCAAACAACGGTCGGAGCTGAGGACCTTGTCAACCATATGGCGAAGCAGAAAGCGTTTTCACCGACCGGGAAAAATCCCGCAGAGAAATCACCATTGGGAGAAACCAGTTTGTCGTTCGGGTTCGCAACAGATAAAGATGAGCCTCTGAGAACGTCAAATTTTTCTGATGATGAAGATAGGAGAGGAGTTTGGATGAGCAAAATaagaaggaagaaaattgaGATATCCATGATGAGAATGCAAGAGGGTTATGTAGTGGAGATCATCTTTCTACTTTCTGAGTCTTTATCTACGGTACtgatacatgcatatatataggaGCAGAATGCAAATGTTCGCCATTTGTTTTCCCAGCCCACTTGTTAATAAACTAAAACGAACGTTTGCAAGACCATTCCTCAGACAAACCATTCCATAGACAAAGAGTACTATGGGTGAGAAACCACCGGAAGTCACTGTTTTATTATTGTACGTTAGTGTTGATTTTTCGAACTCAATGGAGATTTTCAGATTGTTGACgtgtatttttcatttataacgTCATTATTTAGACAAGAAATTAAGAAGTCGATTGAAATCTTAACTCTTTATATACCAATCTTCATGCATGGAAGATTTTCTGATTAATGGAGGTGTAATTCAGCGATGGACATCATGTCATGATCATGTAGTCAAAGTACAGCTTAAAACCTCAATTATATATGGCCTTGCTTGATGGTGCAAGTTTACGTTGCCTCTCGCTAGCTAGCTTAGGGTTATCTGATTAATGTTAATGTAATGGACAAGTACTTTTAcatgtataaatttattttacaaaaaagttaattccactataaaaaattgattttttttttattttttttacagtgaagtctatttttttataaaaattctgtttaaaacttgtaaatcttatatatatatcattattctctTTTAAAACATACTGATAAGACTTTTTTTCTAAGCAGgcttcacaatatatatatatatatatatatatatatatatatatatatattattttcaatgtcTATTACAGGaacatgatctatatatataatatatggagcTGGGTCCTGTTCATCGTGTCAAGCAAGCCGGCAAGGAGTGATTTTTTATTAGGTGTTGTGGGGGTATGCTACCAaataaattgtattttattaaatggGGTGCCGGTTGTACCAATTAAATTGTAGAATAATGCTACCATGCATCACGCAATGCAACAAACGTATATATTATGCCATACACAGTGTTTATTGGATTTTCttatccaatatatatataattaaggacACTagaggatttttttatttaattttttttcttgttctcatATAATTAATAAGTATTTGAATTGTTCAATGCGGGAGTTTATAATATCGATCAAAGTGCATGGCCGTGTGGGGGTCAGGccaaatattgtgaaaaatattgtgtataaattattttctatataagattgaagaaaaatgagacttcttaaatattcatattgtTATTCTTCTGACGCATGGATTCAAATATTTGAAtgacattataattaatttttgggTCAATTGTTGAATAACGAAAACGACCTATTTAGGTATATATATGGTTTGGATGTTTCTATACCCCCAAACTTTgtaaagagtaatattaaatacagtctTAAGATTTGCAAGTTCTAcgcactccctttgaaaaaaaaagtggagtctactattaataaatgatttttttcatgtgggtcctagatttacctattttttcaaagggagtggGCAGGACTTGCACATGATTCCAGGattcactacaacacaattgctttttagtgacggttaggaaattgtgacagtccctagaccgtcactaaaaggcattttctgtgacagtttctggaaaccgtcactaaagatagaatgagatttttttacgttccaacgtataggaaatatgcgttcgaacgttacatatacgttcgaacattatgtttacgtttgaacgtaaaatgttttggcgcaaccgttcgaatgttattaattttacgttcggatgtaaaatgtttgcaccaatgttcgaacgttaagtaataacattcgaacgttcattgtaaatttaaattaaatgactttaatttaaaaattatgtggtttttattgtgcataatttgtgaacaagtctaaaaaattgaattgtatatatttatatatacataccttgtaatatataaatatatattattgatttatatatatttgaaatgcagtgatttagtattaaagttgaaaaatataacatcaaagaagattaataattgaaattaaaaaacgatagaaatattcaataatatttttcgttacaaatattaaaaataaaatacaaaatttgatattaacagtcagatgataacgttatccgcaaaagtcgaactccgtacctcctcaatcaaggtatcaaccttgtcgttgaggatagttacacgatgggtgagttcgacaacagacgccgatatagcctcgagcgatcgatcgatcttatgatcgatatgcgcagtcagctgtgagatgaccgcatcaacccaagcaggccg from Juglans microcarpa x Juglans regia isolate MS1-56 chromosome 4S, Jm3101_v1.0, whole genome shotgun sequence carries:
- the LOC121261877 gene encoding putative receptor protein kinase ZmPK1, with product MDISIFFLLILLIQTPLLSSSSEKFDVLRGSSLSVANPNDKLVSPNGDFSAGFFPVGENAFCFAIWLTRSSAPTVVWMANRDDPVDGTGSQLSLSKDGKLRLTNSVGITVWATRTAASTPLESSKLQLQLQNTGNLVLNHSQSSVIWQSFDSPTDTLLPQQTLTRISTLVSKSSKVDYSSGYYKLFFDNDNVLRLLYQGPVVSSLYWPDPLLSDPGLAGRSMYNSSRAAVLNESGYIWSSDHLVILDTDFGVKTHRRLTLDRDGNLRLYSLEAMNEGWDWVVTWQAVSDPCTIHGICGPNSVCSYDHASGRRCSCLQGFKIKDPTDWSFGCEADFNLPCNQSHEELSSFVQLSHVDFFGNDIKFQPNVTLQHCENECLTTCGCKGFQFRFNADEYGGYLCYPKYELLNGQLTPNFEGDFYLKVPKAGFVYNKTLDAAESRLNCTVELSRQVRGTYENKTVKLLLWFATAVGGLEVTCIFLVLFFLFMSSKNSDQVAEGYLLMSRFKRFKFSDLKKATRGFVEVIGRGGVGVVYKGILPDKRVAAIKRLDEANQGEAEFLAEVNTIGRLNHMNLIDIWGYCAEGKHRLLVYEFMEHGTLAEKLTSNELDWKKRFDIAVGTAKGLAYLHEECLEWVLHCDVKPHNILLDSNYQPKVADFGLSKLLNRSEHDHSSFSKMRGTRGYMAPEWVYNLPITSKVDVYSYGIVVLEIVTGKSPTGTQHSSGGGGAKEHTRLDTLVREKIMHADGEASRESWNIEEIVDPSMAGIYDSAKMELLLKVALQCVAEDKDDRPTMTQVVEMLRCEEVN